A genomic stretch from Schistosoma haematobium chromosome 4, whole genome shotgun sequence includes:
- the CHRAC1 gene encoding Chromatin accessibility complex protein 1 (EggNog:ENOG410VIPJ~COG:K~BUSCO:EOG091G0Y96), whose protein sequence is MPRYSTTDEIMGLRIPAFRTRLMMKSSPDVDCVSSDSVVCLSKATEMFVSELVSTAIRGNRSELTYKDLSRLQCQLDRYNFLADVLPQKITAREWIEKYKSEFDASCP, encoded by the exons ATGCCGCGGTATAGTACCACAGATGAGATTATGGGACTCCGTATACCGGCTTTCAGGACTCGCCTTATGATGAAAAGTTCTCCTGATGTGGACTGTGTTTCATCAGATTCTGTTGTATGTCTATCTAAAGCTACT GAAATGTTTGTAAGTGAGCTTGTGTCCACTGCGATTCGTGGTAATCGATCTGAATTGACTTACAAGGATCTTTCTCGTCTTCAATGTCAGTTAGATCGCTACAATTTTCTGGCCGATGTCCTACCTCAAAAAATCACTGCTCGAGAGTGGATAGAAAAATACAAATCCGAATTTGATGCATCTTGTCCATAA